ACTGTAATAGAGGATAATATAGAGTTGTAGTTCTTCATTATAAATTAATCCCAGTCCATGATTACATGAAACATGCAATTGACAGTACATTGGCCATTCAGTCTGTCAACTATAAATGGTTGTAGTATTTTTAGTGTTCTACTAAGAAATGTGTGACCAGTCTGATAGAAATGTTCTATTTGTAACTACATACGGAACAGCAGTGGTAGTAGTCCATTCTGATTGCTATTTCTGACCTGACAGAAGGACCCTAAATTTaatctcatttattttatattttatatatttaatctCATCTAATAGCTGCTCAGGTCACACATGACCTGAACAGCTATTAtagctatgtttttttttagctcgGGTAGGTCATTACAAGTGAGAAGCTTGGGTCATCAGACTAGTCTGACAGGAGCTACCAGCAGCTCATCATGTGAGTAACATCGACTGTCAGAACACTGGGGATGGGAGAAGCTGCACAGAACGCTGCAGAAAGCAACAGGTCCAACCCtggaaacaatgaaacaaggaGCGTTGAAGTAGAAGCCACCATAGAGCTCCTAGGCGGTATCCTTTCCAGGACTCCACCTAGAGGCTCTAAGAAGGCTGCATACAGTAACAACAGTCCGAGCCTTTCTCTCagtgactcacagctgcagaggtgAAAGCTCTAAAACCCCACTttacactacctgctcagcaccaagcaGTACGCTGGGAGAGTGggcgactagctggtgaacatggagcatttagcagctaaaagatattccctcaggaggtggtggcAACCAAAAGCAAAGCTACAGTGAAaactggacttacattcatcagacCACAACTTGGGGATCATCATTTCTCAAAATAGAACTTTTTCATAAATCTCAAGAGGGTTTTTCCACTACATCACCAGTTGGTCACTAAAtgtggtgctgagcaggtagcatGGCAGTGAGATAACAGTTACAACACAGGATCAGTCATGTAAAATAATGTTAGAATGTTTGTGTCGTACATCATCAGTCATTTAAAGAGGCTTATTGAAGAATtggttttcagggcctttaattTCTTGTCCTTTGAATTGCCATGTTGTTGAAAGGTGCTACAAATAAACTTGTCCTGCCTTTATTCACTGTCTGTACAGTCCACAAGTAACTGCAGAGCAGTCCGATCTAGGACGTGGTACAGTGTTTATCAGGGTCGATCTTAACAGCTTGAAATGTTACTTACAGTTTTGCTTTCTCCAATTTTAACATCCTTaattcttattttgtttttcagtattCATTACCATCATAGACTCAGGACAccacttttgttttctccaggTATGCAGCACATAGCTCAAAAATAGATTTCCATTACATTTTTGTCACAACTGTTAACCATGTTTTTTCAACTAATGGAGGATGACAATTTTAAACTATGATGAAATGCTACTAACAAAACTGTAACATGGTGAAATCAGTATAGGTAACAGGAAAGTCTTAAGGTGGTTGTGGGCAGAAGTCTCTATAACGgaaactttatttcattttcctgatGTTTACAGTGGAACTCAAAGTCACTTACCtaacaaaaagcaaataatatGAGTGTGGTGttccaaattaaaaacaaataatgtctTTCACACATAATAACAGATTTAATCCCAAATTATAGATATCTTAGATCACTGCTCCATCAGTAATGAAATGTGCTGACCTCTGCTGGTTGATGAATGTAATACACCCTGTAGGTAAAACACAGGCTGctgattttcttcacattttattcagttcTAAAGACATGGAGCACACTAACTGAAGATCCCAGTTGGACCAGGTCTTAAAAACAAGACTGCTTGTTCTTTATTCAGGGTGAACTGTAGGACGatttgaagaaacaaaaaattaaatgttcCTCCCAAATCAGGGTGATGACCTGTATTAAATAACATCAACTCACTGCTAATTAATgacagacaataaaaatgatgtTCTCACCAGAACCTTTTCAAAGCTTCTGTGTCCGTCCAAATCATTCAACATCAGTAAAATTCTGTACATGCTTTCTTTAAGGCAACATTTGACAAGCCTTCATTGTTCTCTGAAGTCTGTGTGCATCGACTCCTCAATCTGCAATGCAGACAGGacgccacacaaacacacacacacaagcgcacacacacacacacacacacacacacacacacacacacacacacagtgtctaCTGTGTCTCTTTGGCTTGCTGTGGCAGAGGCGGCGGTGTTTTGGgcctgctctgctcctctgctcccgCCCCATCAGCTGTCActcctgctgctgagctgctggggTTTGTGACCTCAGTCCCACTCTGCAGGAACTTGCGCAGGTCTTTGAGAGCAGGCCTGAGCATCTGCACTAATGCTAGAAGGGCAGCCTGCGTACCTTCCAGGGCCTGGGCCTGTCTTTCCTGGGCGAAGGCCTGAGCCTCCTGGGAGCGGCGcatcatctgcagcagctcgttCTGGCCCTCCAGGTGCTGGGCGATCTGTCGGATGTGGACGTTGGTGActctctgctcctgcagcaggcGGGCTGAGTTGAGGGCGATACGGCTCTTCAGCTCCTGAGGTTTGGCCTGACCCTGAGGCAGCGGCGGGGAAGCTGAGGATGAGGCGAGCATCTCCACCGGAGCCTCGACGGCCGCCACCACAGTGGGAGCGGAGTCGCTTACAGTGGTGGTGcaatactccaccacacctcCATCCTCCAAAGCGTGGTAGGTTGTTTCAGCTggaaacaggacagaaaagctgttcaaaacacaaaactgaaaatacaacGGCGATCTGCTAATCCTCATGTCAAACCATGTTCCAGCTGAAGGAGTATCAAACATTTAGGGAAACCTGTAAATTAGCTTTCTTGGTTAGGCTGAGACAAGAAGGTGAAAGGAGGATCCAGGGGGATGGATTTCAGGTGTGAATGGTTTTAAATGGATGATCATGAGTATGCAAGATAATTTATCATGATATTACATTTTAACCCACCTCTTGGTAATTGCATAACAAACTTTGTCTAAACTATTAAAAAGGTTTATTAAACTCACTGGACAACAAAAAGAACAATCaccaaaacatttcagtgcTCATCTGAACACCCTCCTCAGTTgtaaagtgacaggaagtaacaTTTAATTTATCTTCATAAGCATATGGGCCTCAGGTATCTGCTGTCACAGTTTATGCTGATCAGGAATCTTATGTAATGATCGAGTTTAATATCTGTATCTTTTACCGTATGGAATGTGTCCTTTCAGCTAATTAATACACTAACTGCCTTGCATGTACACAACAGTATACATTATTATACAGGTATAGAGGGATACTGTGGGAAAAAAACCTTACCATTCAGTGGCTTTGCTTCATCACAGACTGTACCTGAGCCAGCTGGAAGAGCtgaaaaatacagacagaatatgatgcaaaaacacaacaaaaacaaccaacaatcaaagaagagaaaaatcaaaacTACAATTCAGTTATTATGctaaaacctgaaaaaacaactGTAACTGTGTTTTCAACTAGTGCCACATGGATCTGGAAATGAGGataataataagtaaaacaCATGATTCAATGTGAGCCAATTACAGAAATGGTCTCTATATGAGTTTATACATGATGTATCTTTAAATGTTTGTTCTGGATATTTCTGAataaggaggagagaaagagataagAAGGAGATGTcaatttaagattttttaaataaggtaatttaacattttgtgtAAATACCAAATTAGATACTAATTATCAttcaaagcagatttttttttcaaatgtgtggAGGAGAGCTTTAATTCAACCTGTCAACAATGTCTGTTATTTCTTATGAACGTAAATAGTCAAAAACCTAAGTTGGGTGAGCAGGTTTAATGTGAGCAGAGCCTAAAGCTTCCCAATTTGTTTCCTCTTGTGCTCGGATGAGTGGATGGTCGGCAGCAATTAAAAGAACACTCAGCTGACTTTACGTGTCAATTCATACGTAAAAACAGTTGCATTATGCCTTCTGAGGCCCTGGATGAGCAAAtctgagaaaatgaccctgAGGATGTTATCTCAATTTGGGCTTGGAGACTATAAATGTACCACTAAAGGCCTGAGGAAGTGGCAAACATTTACCTGGCAAGGGGGGGGTctcacaaaaagacaaaataaagttGCATTATGAGAACTGTTCAGTTTTGACCACAGGCCATTTTGACCCTGGAAGAGTACCCCTTTAAATTACTCATTTAATTAGTTTTGGGCTCACAAATTGAAAGAGGAGGCAAGTGAGGACAGTAGGACAGATTTGGTGAGAGAGGTTCAACGAATGAGTAAGATTAACTCCTGAAATGATAAATCTGGGAGCCATCAGAGGATTCAGAGGATAGCGAAGCAGCAACATATAATGTACCAAGGTTTACCTTTTCACACTTCACAAGTTCAGTTTTGCACCTGCAGTAAGTCTCAGCCTCTGAGTCAACTTAAAGGTGTAATAGAACTGGCCAACTGTCGTACGtcactccacacagacaggGGGCAGTATATCACCAGAGTAATGGTAACTGCTGCTCACCGTACTCTCTGCTGTCGCTATCttggctgtagctactagctgctgtAAGCTAGTTAGCGCAGTTAGCTTTGTAGCGAGAGTGGTCCTATTAGCTGACTGGAGTCTGCCATCTGGAGTACTGGTGTTTACACCACAGGCAACAGAACCAGGGTCAGCACTCTCCCAGTGAGCATGGACAGTCCATGAACAGTCCATGAACGTGGCCTCTGTGACTGACGGAGACCAGTTTGACGACAGGGAATCCAGTACAGAGGTGAGTAACAATGGCTCCcaccaggactctgactccaGGGGTGAAGCCAGTCCAGGAGGGAACAGGAGAGGCGTGAAGCAGAAGAGGAGCAAGAGGAAGGCCAGGCATCAGCAGTTCACATCTATTAATTGAATTAAGGTtgtatttcaaccaaaccagagttggtgattgttgcAACAGGGGGGAGACAAAAAGTGTGTCTTACGAAGAATTAATGTGGCAATTAAACTTGTCTTAGTTTGGTAacagagagaaacttgaattaaAAAGGTGGtatgtaatgtatttttaaggAAACTGGTGTAGAGATATTTCCTTTCTTAAtagagtttattttgtttatttattcaatgAAAAAAGCTAAGAGAGCTGGTCAAAAGTAGCAAACATGTGGACACTTCCGGCTGAAACTACGGGCCAATACAATGGGACTATCGCCTCTAGAGGTACGaagtggtattacaagacaggaTGGGCTGCcgctagctggttagcatgctaacttcaatAGATATCCCTGCAACACAGTACACTGACATCTTTGACATAACCTCAAGACTGTTATCAcgtcacattctgttgataattttgGTTCATTTTTGAATGTCTTTAACTGAAATTATTACTTACATATTACATACTGCACCTGTAAGAAGCCacttttttaacttttgttcTTCTTACAGCAGCATACATGACCTCTAACACTGTAACTGCATCCTGCACATACACAATGTTTCAAAACTTTATTCAACTTACTCTCTGCTAGTGTGACGGTGGCGGTGGTATTCACTGTCACAGGTAAAGTTATCTCAGCATCCGAGTCAGCTGCAGGTAAACTGATGATGGTGGCCTCTCCCAGGAGGTTACAGATCCGCTGCTGCATCGCCGTGAGGATGACGGGAACTGGAGTGCAGTCAGCGGATGTCCCCTCTATAGCAGCCCGTGCCTGGGCCACTTTCCGCCGGACCTCCGTCTTCATGTCAGACCACTTCTTTTTCACCTCAGGCAACTCTCTGGGACAGGTGGTGACTGCGTTCACCTTTTTCAGGATATCCACCCACGCGTTATTCTTTGCCATGTGTGTTACTCCAGCATTGAAGTGGTTAACtagtgtgtgcttttgtttctcTATTTCTTCCACGATAatttccacctctctctccgagaaattcatttttctctttttcgcGACCGATGCCATAACTGCAGAAATTCCTCTTTTGGAGAGGTAATTGTGCGTATTGTACGCAAAAATAGTAGGATTTACTCAACTGATGTGCGCAACGTAATGGCTTCCAGAATCGGCTTCTTCTTCCTACTAACAACGCTTACGTTAGCTGGGCGTGAAGCCCCGCCCATTGAGAGCCAATTGGTTGGATATCTCGCGGTCATGCTAGATTCTCTTTTACTATTGGCTCAGTCAAACGCCAGTCACTCAACGagccaaacaaactgtgattcaaaagccaaataaaaatTCTCAGTCATCTCACTTTATCCTCCAGTCGTAGTTTGTGAATAGGAGCAGGGTTTTTTTCTATAACTAGAACACttacaggaaaaataaatgcaaataaaagctatttaaaatctatttattcTAAAATCTATACATAGAGAGAAATACACCCTGCATGTGCCAAAATTAATGtaatatataatgtaaaatgtgtgtattctgtatgttttgtgtgtgactgtgcgagtgtgtgtgttaagaaaaaaacaagatacaCCAAGACGCATTAAGTTTGCAGTaacctttaaaaatgtacatgtatgcaCAGAGAAGTTACCTAAAATTGAATGAGTGAATAACAAAGTCAATAACAAGAGTGAACACTTTTTACCTCTGAATTTTTCAGAGCCGAAAAATCACGTTGACACATTCAGCTTGAAATGAGtattttggaaaaaacaaactgttactaaaataaatgaatacttGGGTTTATTCCGGTTACATTGTCGATTGCATCAGGATAGCTGGGTGTTGCCCCGTCTGTGTACACAAAAAGTACAGGTGTAGtgaaggaaatgagagaaagctgaattccatttagctgcttcagttgcATTATGTTgttcacactgactcactgtcatGACTGAGTGGGACATTTAGAACAGAGCCACTGTTAATGTTACTAGTTACACCTGTAATTTTTCATCATAAtcatgacatgtcaaaatgtcagcgtgtaaaactgttgtttttgcaaGACACAAGTAGCTGTCTTGGCAATGAAGTCCCAAGTCAAGTCCAAGTCTTAAACTTTGTGTTTCAAGTATTAAACAAGTCATAACACACCCTCAAGAAACATGAtgaattttgtctttttctttcattgtgaGCTTTTAAAACTACCCCCACCTCAAAACACCCTCCAACGTAcctagaaaaacaaaacaaattttttttaaaaacccaAGTACATTAACAGTTAGAGTAGTAGGCTTAATGTACAGAATGCAGCTTTCAAATgaactttgaaaaacaaaagtagCCTCTGTCAAGTAGTTTATGTGATCAGAATAATCTTGTGACTCTGTGATCATTCCAGGTATCACCTGACTGTCTGTCAGTCACTCGTACAACATGATTGGCTGCTGTCGGATTAATTCAAAGTTTATGTAGAAAATTAGGAAAATTAAAAGTTTATTATAACGTATAATACCAAGTCATTTCAAGTCAAAAAGCTAACGTCCAAGTGAGGTAATGAGTCATTGCCGTTTAAGTTAAATTGGAGTTTTTTAggtaacattttattttaacccCCCTATTCATCATTTATCATAAGTATGTAAACATACAATACATTGTTTATGACATCATATAATCAATATATGTTGAAGTTTAGAGTTTTCAACAattaaaattaacattttaagatatttttccATAACCAttatattattttgtcatttattacCTGTTTATGTATCAGCACCTATTTATGGAGAGATTATCATCACTCATGACCCTGCTGCTATACTTCCACTTTATTTGACTTCATTGTGGTGTTGCTCCCAGCGTGGTGAGTGCTCTTGTGAACACAAAGGTCAGTGTTGGTTGGTGGAAAGCCAGGAAGTCATCTCAGTGACTCCTGAAAGTTTCTGGATTAATCTTGGTGTGCACTGCCCCCTGACTTGGTCTCAGCTGCCAGATGATTTCAGAGAGCTTCAGAGGTCTCCTCAGCCAGTTTGGAATGAGCAGCAGATGGCAGTGttacaacacacagacagcggACACACACTTTGAACAAAGAGACCATATTCTAGAAATGGATAAGTTACTAAAAAGATAGCCTGTCTGTCACAACACCCACACAGCATGAAAACGATGAAACCCTCCAGTCCCCTCTGGGATGGACTCAGCATGAACACATGTGAGTGGGATTCTGTTGAGTTTGATGATTcatgaagaggaaggaaactTATTCTAAACATAAAAAGTCTGCCACTATAAAtgtttgaaggaaatgtttcttttttaggACGATCCCTGTGTTCTCTGTTTCAGAAAGTCAGAGACAATTCAACATTTATGTGATTTCCATGCAAACAGTGAACAGGATCTCCACATGAGTCTCAGCTGAGAGGCTGCACATGTCCTTTGACCTCTGAGATGTTTCTGAATAAAATCACACATCATGTGTGGCGTcaacacagctggaggaggaaacacTGTAGAATCTTTCTTCCTGCCTGTTTCAGTTTACTGAAGCATTTATAAAGTCTGATGCAATGAATGATGGGTAATCTTTCGGAGTAGTTCATGAAACTGTGACGACTCGTGCAGCCCTCAGTGCTTGAGGTGAGGCATTGTGGGTACACAGAACTGAATCCTTATTATACGACGGTGAGGAGTCACACTTtgacttcagcttcagcttcttCATACAGAGCTCCTCAGGCTCTCTACTCACTAAGAATATCTGGACTCATTTCTCATTTAGACACTAGAAACCTCTGTGTGATGGAGCACATCattaatgaaaattaaattaatttcctcCTCATCCACCTTCATCCCCTGAAACCAGCCAATGAACCTTTTCTTATTCATTCACACTCAGTCTGTGTCCGGTGTTTGGGTCCGCCTAGTTGATCATGACAGTGGTAGATGAATGACAGTAGAAAACATATGTATGTGTTCAGCTTGGAAATCCCTGACAGAGAAACCAGACTACAGAGGGAGAGCGAGTACACCACAAAAGAAACTTGTGGAATGCTATGAGCTTTatcaaaagatttttttcttccatcgGTCACAACAACTTTATGACGATGTAactgctctcctgctctcctaCCTGATTTGTGAATAGTTCCTTTCATGTAGATGTTCAATTCAAActtaacatttaaacaaaaactcTAGAACACTAGGAAAAAACAATCTTAGAATTGACGTAAtagtcctttttttcttctcctcccttcctctggTTTCCTCTGTCTTTGCACTGACTTTTCCGGCACCATTATCTGTAATAAGTATTTTTACAAAGCTTAAAACTTTTTGTAAACCTTTGTGTAACATCAGCTTAAATGCATTTCCTTCTTAAGGCAACAATTGTCTGTAAGTGAAATCCATTAGTCCTAATGTTGAGTACCTTCACAATACTGATACATAAGTATTATGTGAAAGCAGCCATGCAGAAGACAGAAAATACCACTACCTCTACTTCTTCAATTAGCTTCTACACATCCACAACCAACTGAAAGTTGTTGAGTCtcattgtttttgcactttgaaTTCTACTGGACACTCGTTTCATTCCTCGTCTTTATCATTCTGCCTCCCTCTACCACTGAAACGTGACGTGACACTTGGCTGTTACAGTCTCAGGTGAACGTCTTTTCCAGGTGATCAATCACTTTGAGATATCTGAGAGGGTTGTAGACAAGAGTGCAGGAATGAGAAAGGACAATAACAGCACGGCCTTCATAAAAGATGAGTCTAAATGTTTGCCTTTTGTTACTCTGACACAAACGACAAACATTTGAAACGCAGGAGTGATTTCAGTTGTAGAGTTGAAAATCAAATGAGCCCAAACGAAACACTGCTGAACTAGTTTATTTAACAGCTGAGATATTCAAGCATAACACCGCAGCATTCTTTCAATGGATGCATCTACAAACAAACAACTATTGTATAAGAACTCACATACTCATTCTGGCATCTGTCACATACAGGTAGCATAATAAAATCCAAACATATATACTGAATATACTTCATAAACTATGCCACCATTTACCAATATACACTGTAGCCTTCAGTTTGTATAGTGTAGTAGTTAGTGTGCATTTCAACTGCCTGCTGGTCCATACACCATACAGTCTGGGCTACATTTAAGACATTGGAGCATAATTTTTCACTGGACAAAATATGgaaaacatttacatacagcCACATAGTGACATCATTCCACGTCACCAAATTATGCAAAAATGATATCACAATGAAGGGTTAGATAAACAGTTGCTGAGCCAAAAAGAAATAGGAGCAAAGAGAGATGGACTGAGACATTACCTTCCAAACCTGTAAGGATCAACGATCAGATGAGCAAAGGTAAGCCCATCATCTCTTCTCCACCTGCTACAAAGACACAGTGTGATTTCAAAAGCAGACATGGTGCTTAAGGCAGCTGACAAAAGCAGCTTTCTGAAGGTCACAAGCAGAGAGTCCAACATGTGACACTGCAGTGGGACCAGAGACGCATACAGATTGTACAGCACGTCGGTGTGATCAGcagagtggggggggggctgctctTTTATGAATACACTCCTCCTCACATTACAGTACGTTCCACGACACAGACGTGATTCAGTATGATGAGATCTGTTTCGATTgaatctctctctgctcagaaTGTGTGTCATCTGCAGGATTTCTGTATCGAGCCCAAAGTGTTCAACAGCAAATCAATAAATTATTCTACGATGAATAGGAACATAAATTAGGCAAAatatttgtaaagaaaaaagtgttaaataattacattttaaaaaattgaaCTCAGTTTTAtacaatttcatttttatgtattaGAACTTTTCATTTCCAACCCCCTCTCTTTATTTCAAATTGGCcgtttgtttgtaatttttatCACTGTTTCATGATTGTGGTGTTCTCACCGTCCCCTCcacctttcagccaatcacatgcctCTTTGCCTCTTAAGCTCAGCGGTGACAACACCGCTGTCATGAAAAGTGACGttaggaaatgaaatgtgtcattcTGAAAAGCAACATTAGGTAATAAAACTTgacatgacataaaaacagttttgaaaaggagcatttgaaataaaaatatctataattaaataaaaacaatatccAACAAAAAATGAACGATGACAAAACCTTTCATATGAATGAGTTCAGAATTTTCTGCAAGTATTTCACTAATTATTGGTTCCTTAATATATTTAACACAATATAATCATGATTATTTAGTATTAAACACTTTGGAGTTCCATATCTTTGaggcttttcattttaaaccacATCAGTCACTCTTATCACCCAAAAACAAACCATGAGCCTCAGTTTTTCACCAAGACCACAGACTAATCTAAAACCAAAAACCCATTTCAATATTACATATTCAGCATAATCAACAGAACACAAATTGAACCATTCATCctatttttgtaaaaataaataaatagagtaATAAATAAACATCAGGAATTAAAGCAGAGTACCTTAAAGTGCATTCAATGCTCCACAGACTCCACCTCTTCTCGTGTTTAGGTACATTTACATAAGAGAGGATGGGCACACAAGGCACTCGAGGGAATCTGTGATCATCTGACACAGGTATCAGACGTCTCTGCTTGGATGTCCTGCTCTGTGACTTAAAGgagtgtttatttacattgtacAAGAATGGAAAGTGTCTTGAGCTGACAAGCCAGTTATAAATACTCCTTTGAGATtcccaacaacaaaaaatactgACAGCAATTTAACCTTTAAATCCTTGTCACAAAGTCTATTTTTACCTGGTGGCTCATGTTAAATCTGTGGAAGGGGAACATTAGAAATGATATCTATTCAGAAGCAAGCTAATGCTTATAACCTTTATAATAACGTGCTACTGTTATTTTCAGCGGTTTTATCACAGCACTAAAATAAGAAGCATAAACACATTGAACCCACCAGGGGACACGTTAGTAGTTTCCTGTTTGTGGTCACACTTCACTCTCTACAGCAACAGACTGAACGTAACTGAATGTCTTTAAAGCAGCTGACTCGAGTGAATCGCTGGTGACAAAAAGACATTCAAGGTGCCATTATCCTCCTCACTGCTGTGCACATTTGCATCAAATATGGCcaatagaaaaaaacaattgaTATATTGAGCCAAAGACCAAACCGGAGCGGGAATGTCAAATTTTACCACTAGGTGGTGGGAGCCCATGAATGAGAGTGTAGCACCACCACAACCAGGACAACTGAGTGGGGTTTTATTCAACATCAAAATAATGGATTAAATAAGACTTTGGCTTAGTGCAActtgagaaaatgtcaaaatgggTTCAAAATCAAAATTTCAAGTGTCAAACCTGCAAGTTACTGTGTTTTCCATAACACTTCATTTCTCATAATGCATGCCTCGTGCTGGACAAATGGAAGTTATTTGCTGTTTCATGTTCCAAAAGATGGCGGTTAATGCTGGTAAATGTCAGTTTTGTGCTGGTTTGTAGTGTCAACCATAAGTAAGCAGCTTTTACATTTGTTGATCACAGAAGTGCTTCCTTATGGGAGAGCTGTTGTGTCTCTGTAGATTAAGAGTGTGGTCCTGACCTGCTGTAGATGGAAagagacaacttctgttgtgGTTTGGCAATACGTACTAAATActtaaaattgaattgaacagATGTATTTTCCGACAGATCATGTAGCCTGTGTTGGATAAGGTTAACAACATTTACATCTTCttcttgtctctgtgtggtttGCTACAATATTTCTAGAATGACAAACACTTGAATTAGTGTCCATAAAATCAAACTGGTTGAAGCTGGAACTCTGGAACAGCAAATCCCCAAACTGACCCAATCCTAGCAGTGAGGACATCAAAGTGCATTATGTCAGCTGGTTTGACTTAATCTTCAGctttacatttcaaatgaaaactaTGATGTTCAAC
The Chelmon rostratus isolate fCheRos1 chromosome 19, fCheRos1.pri, whole genome shotgun sequence DNA segment above includes these coding regions:
- the naif1 gene encoding nuclear apoptosis-inducing factor 1, with amino-acid sequence MASVAKKRKMNFSEREVEIIVEEIEKQKHTLVNHFNAGVTHMAKNNAWVDILKKVNAVTTCPRELPEVKKKWSDMKTEVRRKVAQARAAIEGTSADCTPVPVILTAMQQRICNLLGEATIISLPAADSDAEITLPVTVNTTATVTLAETLPAGSGTVCDEAKPLNAETTYHALEDGGVVEYCTTTVSDSAPTVVAAVEAPVEMLASSSASPPLPQGQAKPQELKSRIALNSARLLQEQRVTNVHIRQIAQHLEGQNELLQMMRRSQEAQAFAQERQAQALEGTQAALLALVQMLRPALKDLRKFLQSGTEVTNPSSSAAGVTADGAGAEEQSRPKTPPPLPQQAKETQ